A genomic segment from Ciconia boyciana chromosome 5, ASM3463844v1, whole genome shotgun sequence encodes:
- the SRD5A3 gene encoding polyprenal reductase, translating to MPAVLGAAWALLAAAFLAALLLLVLRRAPAARPGGGSVSSLFQDLIRYGKTKRGCGQRPAWLRLLQVPKRWFTHFYVVSVLWNGFLLIWLFRAEFLRGSLPSWIQHVHRALGRDSQSEDAGNEHFSALLVLLLLWLHSCRRLAECLWTSVFSNGVIHIVQYCFGLGYYIAIGSTVLCQVPTNVRNGKVVSLSHSVPFGDWFERVSCPHYFAELLIYVSMAITLGFHNVTWWCVVMYVLFNQALAAVLSHEFYQKNFSSYPKHRKAFIPFVF from the exons atGCCGGCGGTGCTGGGCGCCGCCTGGGCCCTGCTGGCCGCCGCCTTCCTGgcggccctgctgctgctggtgctgcggCGGGCCCCGGCGGCACGGCCTGGCGGCGGCAGCGTCTCCAGCCTCTTCCAGGATCTCATTCGCTACGGGAAGACGAAGCGCGGCTGCGGGCAGCGGCCGGCGTGGCTGCGCCTCCTCCAGGTGCCCAAGAG GTGGTTTACTCACTTTTATGTGGTTTCTGTGCTCTGGAACGGCTTTCTGCTGATCTGGCTTTTCCGAGCTGAGTTCCTCAGAGGGTCGCTCCCATCATGGATTCAGCACGTGCACCGTGCTCTTGGCAGAGATTCTCAGAGTGAGGACGCGGGCAA TGAGCACTTCTCTGCGCTCCTggttctcctgctgctttggctGCATAGCTGTCGAAGACTTGCAGAATGCCTCTGGACCAGCGTGTTTTCCAATGGAGTCATTCATATCGTGCAGTATTGCTTTGGACTTGGTTACTACATTGCCATTGGCTCAACTGTGCTATGTCAAGTGCCTACTAACGTCAGGAATG gAAAGGTCGTAAGTCTGAGCCACAGTGTACCTTTCGGAGACTGGTTTGAAAGAGTTTCTTGCCCTCATTATTTTGCAGAGCTCCTCATATATGTATCTATGGCCATCACGCTTGGATTTCACAACGTGACGTGGTGGTGTGTAGTGATGTATGTTCTTTTTAACCAGGCACTGGCTGCTGTTTTGAGTCACGAGTTCTACCAGAAAAACTTTAGCTCCTACCCAAAGCATCGAAAAGCATTTATACCATTTGTTTTTTAG